CAAGCGGTTGCGGCGTACCACGATCTCTCGTTCGCGCCGATTGCGCACGGCCGACGGGTGATGATGAGCGACCACGTCATCGGCGTACGCCAGGCCCCATCGTGCGACCGCGAGGTCGAGCGCCACTCGCTCCTCTTCACCGGCAAACCCGATCACATCGTCGAAGCCGCCGACCGAGAGGAACGCCGAGCGACGCACCACCGCTCCACAGGCGATGAAGCCCAGCACGCTCGGGCCCGGCAGGTCACGCGCCCGACCGAGCGGGGCCGTCCGCATCGCGGCGCTCACCGGGTCGATGAGCTCGGGCACTCCGACCAGCACGCGCGCGGCGAGTACGCCGAGACGGGGGTACGACGCGAAATACCCGGCGGCGCGCTTGAGGGCACCAGGTGCCCACCACGAGTCATCGTCGGCAAACGCCACCAGCGGCGTGCGCGCCTGCCGGACGGCGAGGTTGCGCGCCGGCGCCCCGAGGTTGCGGTCGAGGGCGATGACCTCGATGTGCGGGTGGGTGCGACGCACGTACTCGACCGTGCCGTCGACTGATCCGTTGTCGACCAGGATCACCGGACTGGTGTGGCGCGGCAGCGTCCGACGCAGGTCATCAAGACGGTTGCGCGTCATCACGACGGTGGTCACTCGCGCACCACCTGGCCCGTCAGCGGTGCCTCCGCTGGAGGCGACGCCGGGGACGCCGATGTGCCGCTTGTTAGTCACCCGAGCGCCGTACCCATTCCGGGCATCGACATGTCGCTCAAGGCTGAGATTGCCGACACTGCAACGCATCTTCAGTGAAGGTGTGTGTGACGCGGCGAGTGGGTAACGGGATCACACGTCTACATCGATGAAGCGAAGGAGGACCCCTCTCATGAGTGC
The nucleotide sequence above comes from Epidermidibacterium keratini. Encoded proteins:
- a CDS encoding glycosyltransferase family 2 protein, translated to MTNKRHIGVPGVASSGGTADGPGGARVTTVVMTRNRLDDLRRTLPRHTSPVILVDNGSVDGTVEYVRRTHPHIEVIALDRNLGAPARNLAVRQARTPLVAFADDDSWWAPGALKRAAGYFASYPRLGVLAARVLVGVPELIDPVSAAMRTAPLGRARDLPGPSVLGFIACGAVVRRSAFLSVGGFDDVIGFAGEEERVALDLAVARWGLAYADDVVAHHHPSAVRNRREREIVVRRNRLLTALLRRRWSTVAHEITTALRTPDGVRSLGAAAGSVPAALRQRAAIPPELERTCRRLARLG